The stretch of DNA CcccactccctccaccagccctcccattgttttccttctacgCTTCCTGTTTGGTCTTCTATACTCTCCTCAGTgactatacgtgtgtgtgtgttcctccatCGCGTCACTCCCTCACaaatacagaaagaaggaaatacactAATGTCTGGGTGCTTTTCAGAGTCGCCTTCACATCTCACCTCATTTACGCCCTTCCTTCACTACTCAcgcactccacctcctccacacaggTACACTAATCATTCCTCCACTTCCATGTCGCCTGTAAACATCACTAAACACTTACCTTCATTTAAAAAACTGGTAAAATACAGGGCACTCCGTCGTCCTCCCGCCGGCTTCACTCACTACGGCTACATTTAAATCTCGCCAGCCAAACAGAAGCGACTAtacatgttcctcctccttcagccaaTCAGCGCTCAGGATTCATTTTGCCTCCCAGCCAATCACGTGTCGTCTCTCAAACGGGGAAACTTCGCGGGAGATTTGATTTCtggttctcctttttttttttttattactattcacGTATCTGCTGTTTTCATGCCTCGGTTTTAGTGTTGTTGAGTCTTTCTTTGTACTTTTGAgtttattcactttattttatcttccagTCAATCCTGCATCGTCACTCAAGTGGAGTTTTGCGAGAGATTTTATTTCTGATCTTTAAATCACTATAtacatatttcttgttttcatgcCTCGATTTTAGTGTTGTTGAGTCTTGTTATTGTCTTTCATAAATTATTCGCTTTATTTTACCTTCCAGTCAATAATACATCGTCTTTCAAAAGGGTTAGTTGTGCGGGAGATTTGATGCCTGGTGTTATTTAATTACTATATGCatagttgttgttttcatgGCTTTATTTTAGTGTTGTTGAGTCTTTTACTGAACTTCTAAAATTACTCACTTCATCGTTAATCAGCCTTTCTCGTGATTATCTACAGCTCTAACAAGACAATGTGAACTATTGCCTAATTTTACATTTATGGTTATTCAAGCAATATATTGTACTCATCTCAACCTCAACTCAAGATGACCATTGTAGTAAAAAAGTCAAATTATGTTCCAGCCAATTGATCTGGCTCTGAAGAAGTACAGGaattgattatatatatatatatatatatatatatatatatatatatatatatatatatatatatatatatatatatatatatatatacatataatttttttcccataCGGTCATACCATGCTATATGTATAACAGTATTTAGTTTTCTAATGTTTATTTAAGTTATGGAAGTTCAgattaatatcaaataaatgCAGATTGGCCAATGAAATGCCAATTACTAACCAACGAATGACTGACTTAACTAGCCAATTAcataactgactgactataaCAAACCTAATATgacttttttcatgtaagagggagaactggcTAAAAGCAACATGAAACGAAGAaaacccacttagatgccagtttccttgcaggtccgagagacactgactgactgaccaacaaACTAAGAACAAGTAAAGCCAATGTAGTGTCTAGGCCAGTGAAGGCTGACATATATAATCATCTTGTTCTGGTAGGATGTTCACAACGATTCAAAGCTTATCCACGGCGGTGACTCAGTATTTGTGGCGTGCCGTGGGAAATACCAGCTGATGTTCACGATTCATCTGAGTGGGTCTGTATATCACTACACTTACTGGCTATATATGTATACGCCTTTAACTATGTACCTGCCTGATAACCTGCCAACGTGTCTATTCTGCactcatccccctctctctctctgcattatttCATGGTGACTGAGTGTACGGGTGTGAGATTGATGGGAAAGCTACAGAGCAAATTGAAGTAGGAACAAAACAACCTTCACACGAAAAAAAGTTTGGAAACATGCATTAGttaggagaaaagggagaatgagTGAGCTGTCGTTACTATATTTGTCACCATAAGCATCGTTCCCAGGTGTAACGAGCACACTACTGGACTGATGTGTGCATAGATAAACGGCAGTTGGTGGacaagtgtgtatttacctagttgtatattaaaGGGTTCGAGAGGGGCTCATAATGATCTGTCTCCCtttctacttttatccaacttatccttaaactttttaatgttcctcaaacactgacttttcatgatctttgagtgtcctcttgttcgtctatctccatcctccatATGTATTCATATtcacagtcgcctgctggtgtgtgtgtgtgtgtgtgtgtgtgtgtgtgtgtaagatttgCAAATATAGTAACAAAGCATGCCGTGGTGACAGGCCAGCAGGGAAACTTTTACTACGTATACATTATAGGTCAAGATTTTGGGAGGTCTTATCGTTCATGATATGGCTGGTACCAATCGTGTGGTAGTATCTGCAATCATTATACTCCCATGTGTGAGATATATAATACTAAAACATGCAGTTCAAAGTAAAGAGCCGAGGGACGGGACGTGCTGTCAGGATTGGATTGGAAGACCTCCCCGGCCCGAGAGTGTTCCTCGCGCCACAACAACACGGCACCCTTGCACGTCAGGATGAGGTTAACCGTCAAAATATTGCAAGGGAGTGAGTGCACCATCAACGTGAGTATTGGTGCAGTGTGTCAGGGTAATGAGGAATAAGGTAAAGCCAGGAAGAAAGTCTCTGGGAGGGCCTGGACGGGAGTGGTGGCCCCTTGGTGTGGTCCCGTCAGAAGCCTGTGATCACACGTCACCTTGAGCGGGGTAGCCTGAGGGAGGTGACGGTACTCCATTAGGCTTACGTGTGGCATTCTCTGTGTTATAAAGTATATCAACGTTCGCTATTCATCCTTACCCAGTATTTCCTTCCAGCTACATGCTTATCCAAGGCGTgattttgtgtcttttcttctcGAATCTTCCTCCCAATTATCCTGAAAGTCGAAGGAAGTGGCAGGCTCTATGTGAAGGCATGCCATTTGCTGAAGGATGGCCTTAATATCACTTATCTTGTGTAGTTAATAGCCCCATCCTTGAGACATGTGGAAATAGGAAAACCTGGCCCTTTGCCCAATCAAAGTTCATATGCATATCCCAAGCGGCATTCCAGTCCTATCCAAACACCTTAATTTCTCACAGAACGTTCACTCATTAGGTTGTCAGAAAGTTTCAAGTTGAGACTATTTGGTGTTTAAATTGcagagaagaagcaaaaagtcACTAGAGTTGTCTACAGTAGGTTGTGTAATACATAGCGATAGTATATTTTTGTCCATCCATCTTCCTGTAGTTGAATTGGTGTAATCTTCACTTAAAGCTCCATATTGACTTTGCACCAACAACCTGAGAACTGTGTCTATTCCGGTCATTCACCAAACTATTTTAGAAACAGTTTCttgcctaaaaaaaaataagacattaCTTTAACCCATTATTTTGTGTGCTGCTTTACCACAGCACTCACAGCTACTTCAAAACCATGAAGGCTTGTCATCATAATGTATTTAGATATTTTGGATGTTTTTTGATGGAAGTGGAACTGAAATTGACAGAATTGCAATTTATAGCATAAAAATTACCTTAAATTACAAGTATCTACTTCTGTTGATTCTATTGACTGACTTGTTAGGTGCCTGAGACAACTAAGGTGAGTGAGGTGAAGACATCAGTGGAACATGCTCTGAATGTGCCTGCCAGCTCCCAGCGACTTGTCTACAAGGGGAAGACTCTTTCAGGTGAGTTCTGGCCACTTTGTAGCACTGTACCTAAGGCTGCATAATGGCAGTGTCATGCTTAATCCATTCTCAAACTTTTAAAGTGCTTCTCGTTATCCTATGGCAGTATTGCATCAACaatgtatgaaataaaaaaatttgcCCCATTCCAGCCTTTTCTCTAATCTCTCATGATTCATAGTCTTCCATGAACTTAAGCTTACCATCTTGCCATCATTCTTTAAATTATCCCTTTTTGATATGCTCAGTACATATGTGTACAAAATTTATGAATGGACAAGATTACTATATATACGTACCCAACAGATGAGATGAGCCTGAGGGAGGTTGGGGTGACTGATGGAGGCAAGATCCACCTGATGgtgaagaaaggtgaaggagtaGCCAGCACCCCCCCAGCACCCGGCTCCTCCAAGACCCCGGGCTCTCCCCCTGCCTTGGACTTCTTTGTGCAACTGGACACCTTCCTTGGCAAACACCTCACTCAGGAACAGACTAACAAAGTGGTCAATGAGTTTAGAAAGGTACTGCTTGGCGCCTCACTCATTTATAGTTGGAAGATGATTAACTTGCTGCACTCACTTTCACCGTGTTCTGCGTTCTCCCGTCATCCTTTGGTTTGCGGATCAACTGTTTCATTACAAAACCTGACTGCAGATATTTTATGAACTGATCAGAAGTTCTATGATTGAAGGAGAGAGCTAAGCATAGTAACATTGGGTGTAGCAGTATGTGCATGTTTAATTTGACAATGTGTTTCACTGTAGTCTTGGAAAAGGTGCAAGTATATGAaggatattaattttttttttttttttttttgtggggaagATTCCTAAAGAAAATTTTGATCTTGTAGATTTACTGGTGGTAATGGGTGTGTTCTTAGCCTACAGTGATGGCACAAGTGtgcaaattttttttaaatgactGCTTTGATCCTTAACTTTAGTTGTTGAGGTTCACCTGTGATgatgatttggtgattttcatTGGTTCTGTGTATGATTTgttaaacttttattttcctccttcagaaTTGTCAGTTGATGGTGGACAGCATGAACTTTGAAGACATTGAGAGATTTGCCGCTAGCAACTGTACTGAATTTTAGGGAGTTAGGTGTGATGTAGAGTTGTGAATGTGAATGtgtggaagaaaatgggaaaggagagggagagaggctggGGAAGGGCATGGCTGCCTTATCTGGGCCAGTGATGTCACTCTTATGTTGACTTTactatgtgtgagtgtgtatgtgagtgcaaatgaatgagtgagtgagtgagtgagcgaggtgATGCAATGTTTGATCAACACCTTCAACATTATATTATTTTAAGATAACTTGACTCCTTTACCTTTATTTCTTGTGAAGTGCTTAACTCACCTCAGTGATGAACTGAGACTTGTACACATGTCTATTCCACGTTACCGGCTGACGGccaagagagatagagagagatagaggtgtTAGTTCTCTGGTCTGTCTGCAGAAATGTACAGTCACTTATCTTGGTGTGCAGATTTGGATGTACTGGTGGAGTCCATAAGTTAAATGTGTCTCTGCTGCTGCCTTGGCTGATTACATTACTGTTTTTTACATACTCTCCTGTTGTTTATcttgtttacatacatacaatggTAATGTAGTATGCAAACTCCCCGTTGATACTTGTCGTTAGTACAAAGAAAGGTCAGTTAATTGGTGTAAATGGTTTTTTACTGACGACTGATGTATTGGTAGTCAGgaacggagggagaggaggaaaagttaatGGGAGTtttgaaaatggaagaaagtgtGTCATTAAGAAGTTAGGatagtatatgagagagagagagagagagagagagagagagagagagagagagagagagatatcaagtGTAATATTCATGTCTTATACAATTTTACTGTTATATCACCAGCAtggaaagaaggagagctggATGAATTTCTGTAGTGATGTGGTGAAAAGTAACACATCATATGACAATTCAGACAAGAGTAAAATGGAAATGGTATGCTGTTTGTTAATGTCTGCAGCGTTTTCTCTCCTCAGGGTCACATGGTGTGGGTGGGCGGGTGGACGGGTGGGCAGGGAGGTTTGTAAACTCAGCCTACAACTGAACCCCTGGATTCTGGTTGTATTAAGAAGTGTAATTTGGTCCTCATGTCTCTGTGTaagcataaaataaagaagCCTAGTTTTAAGCTACCTCTTCAACCTGCCTTGTTTTATTACTTTGGTCTTACTACATAACCTCTGCTATTCACTCGGTGTGTTGTCTGTTCAGTGACTATCTCAGTGAGGCAAGTAGACAGGTCATGAGTGGACCAGTACTGCCTGGCTGCATGGATGGCTGGGACAACAAAGCAAAGTGTATGAAGTTGGAGAGGAATGTGAAGGTGAATCAATGCCTCTACTGGTGGTGGTCTGTGTGAGCTTTTGAACACTCTTACTAACTGGTGAAGACTGGTGAAGAATCTGAGGCTGGTGGTGTGAGAGCAGAATGTTTGTTTGATTGTGAAAGTTGCTCAGCTTTCCAAAGATAACATTCCACTTTGGCAGTCTTCTCCTGGTAAAGAAGGTGAGACAGGCACCAATACATGCACTCAGTGAGCAGAAATAGGCTTCAGTCAGAATTCATCCTTTGTACTCTGAGTTGACAGCAGAGGTGGCAATGTTTCCCAGAAATATGGTGTTCTCTGCTGATTTTGAGGGCAAGAATGGTACCTCCATTTTCTATCGTGAAGGCATCCCGGGAGGTGTGGGAGTGGTATGCCAGGGGAGAACCATAGTGTACTGGTCCCTCTCTTGCCAAGGTTAATAAACTTACTCTAAGGAATATACAAGTGAAGTATATCCCACACACCTTGAGTCTCCTGATGGTTGATGTCATGGAGTGGCCTGTAAGTCAATGCTCGTACAAAGTTAGTGGAGAGGACACAAGAAGAAAGGGCGTAGTCTAAGGGCTGCACAACCcacatttttattactgttgtttATTAAAACTTATTCATATTGgtcatatagaaaaaaaagtaatcacaTTGTATTAGGGAAATGTAGAGAAGTCTGACTTGAGCACGGCTGACAAACACACTATGTGGGGGGTTGGGGTGGGGACAACGTTCAAAATCATCGCTGAACACAATGGtcgagacggtggtggtggtgtacagtaTACAAACAAACCGGTCTTGGCCAACGTGACGGAACCAGGAAACGCAATGTCAATTCAGAGTAATAACACATGTCTTTGCAGTGAGTGAAAGCAGAGGCTGCGGCGCGGCACATCATACAGCCACCCAGACAGACCGTCTTGCGGGAACGAGGGCTGCGTGCCACGCGCCCAATTGCAGCCGTGATTGGAGgcaccccacacacacgcacacacacacacacacacactagaaaacgGGAGGGAGTCAAGACAAACCTTTTCCTATATGCCTGATCTATTATTCCTGCTGTCCCTGAATCATCTGTACACAGTTCGCAACATCAGTCCATTTTACACAGACCACGTTACCTGACATACACGAGACATCCCTTCCTCGCCTCCTTAGTGTGAATGggcttgtgtgtgagtgtgtgcttgtgtgtctgAGGTTAATAGGACGTTCACAAAAATATCTCTGGTCGGACAGACTTGAGGACACGAGACGCCTCTGGcaggacaagaaagagaagaacatatTTGGGGTCAGCGAAGACGCACGCGGCCCCTCACCCGGCCAAGGCTCACCTCGCCCTGACAAAGGGAGTTCAAGGTCTTGCTCTCGATACTTTTGGCTCAATTCTTCGCTTGATATGACACTCTGTGAGGGATCGAAGGATGAGGTGTAGAAGCAGCGCCCTGAATTCCCTTTGAGAGGTGAAGAAACCTTGGACAGCTGTTTAATAATTATCTTTTGTGTGTTTACAAGACAAGAAACTAAGTTTAAAATCTTGTGCGATGCCTAACTTCAAAGTGCATTCGTTGTATAATTTTCTTAAAAAAGCATAACCTCCCATTTTTAAATCTCCCGTTCTTTAggtgtttttatcattgtttttactaCTATAAATGTTTGTATTTTACAATTAGATTCTTGTTTATTATTCATGAACTCTTAAACAACATAAAAACGTTTGgggtttttatataccattctAGCGATTTGGAACAAGTCCCTGCTGAACCTACGAAacggagggtgtgtgtgtgtgtgcgcgccggGACGCTGCCTGCCACACACCCCGGGAGAGACGCGCCAGCACCCCACGCCCAGCCACTACACGCCTACACACACGCCCACTACAGCTTACACTCCTGTTTGGCATCAACTAAACACACTAAACTTGCCTTGAAGCTTATCTTTTTCTCAggtagttttaaatttgtgtctATCTGCATTTTTACGTAGCTCTGGACTGGGGGGTGACTGGCctacctctctgtctctgtctctaccTCTCCGCGCAGGGCTTGCAACACCGGGCAGTAGGAGGCAGGGATCACGGCCCGGCCCCGGCGCGCCCCGGCAGGAGTGGTCACCTCTCAACAGTCAATAGGTCGATAAAGCTTGTAGGAGTAGTAACAATTCATAGACTCTGTGCCACGTGTAACAACAAAAGGACCTCGGCGGCCGTCTAGCATCGACAGAACACCCGCGCTGCCTGTACACCTGTGAGTACCTGCATGTCTTTACTTCGAGTTAGGGAGTGGAGgcaagtgatagtagtagtagtagtaacaataataacaacaacaacaataataataataataataataataataataataacaataataataataataataataataataataataataatttgcagTGTTACAAAATGCCACCACACTAATAATAACATCACTTCATCTGGTTTCTGAATAGATTCGTTATCACAGGAAGAAATGGAATACAATCAATAAACACATACATGGCataaacaatagtagtagtagtagtagtagtagtagtagtagttttggtaGGGTAACTGCtgcaggaagacagagagaaagccaatcccatcactctctctctctctctctctctcgccacgtaAACACGAGCGCGGGTGCCAACTGTCGATGCCCCAAGAGACGGCTTTATAGTGAGAGATCCCGTGACGACGAACCGTGTCGTgcactcatcattatcatcaacagcACGAAGATCAACTGCCTCGCCATtagacacaaggaaaaaaaaaaaaaaagtaaaaataaaagggcataaaaaaaaccgtgtatctatttattattattacttttttttcatcatttatccattttattttatttccccttttatttataccatccCCAGGCTGAAGGAGGCGGTCAGTCGAGTATTGTACTCTCTGTGTGTGCGTTCAGTATTACATTACAGTACAGCAACTCAAATATACAAAACGTTTTACAAAATGGGTGTGGGGTGGGTGAGGGTGGGCTAGGAAGGAGGGGGGAAAGGTAAGGGTTTAAGAGGGAGTGTATCACAATtggggtaagaggaggagggaaaagaagaggaggaagaggaggagatgacgggAGATGAAGATATGGATGGAGtttcgctttttctttctcctcttcctcctcctcttccaatctaaatagaaggatgaggagggaggaagggggataaggaaggaagatgggaacgaagtaagggaaggatgaggtgtaaagaagggaaaatgatgggaagaggaggaagaggagaggtacaGGGAGGGATATAATAATGTAGCAATATAATATTCACTCACAACCTAGATAGAAaacatgcatacataaataTCACTTATATattatagaaaaatataaaataattgaTGATATCATtgagacctttttttttcaccccatTATACAAACTGCATGGGCGAGAAGACATGACGGGAAGATCTATATGGTTCTTAAAAAAGTTTTGgctgggggggggggaagaacgGTATTGTTTTAAAAAAGTTTTGGCGCTGTTGGGGGAAGTTGGGTGGAGGTTAAGGGTAGTGTACGTTTGAGTCGAACGAACGTACGATATTTACGAACGTGACGTCACAATATGGGATCGAAACCTTCAAATGCGAGACATAGAACTCTCCACAcgatgttcatatatatatttttttatttattttttttcagaattttaAACACTTTTATATGGCTTACGCTTATGGATGAGAGCGATTTAGaataatatattaaaaaaaattaacaagtcataattataataaaaggcTATTggcaatatatatacaaagcaTCGAAAACCATTAGCTAAACCAGAGGAACTAGGCGGTCTGACCAAGACtgtcttctgtctgtttgtctgtctgcctatcccTAGGCCTACACACGGCTATTATGCCTCCCTTGTGCTTCGAAAATATCATTTATAACCTTATCATTACTGTCCCTTATCCAAACTAACATATTCCCTGATGTTATCTAAAGTATCTACACCATAAGGGGGGTTTTTGTTCCTTAAATTCCATCACTTCTTCAAAACCCGACATGCATATTCCTTAAAAActaaacaatggaaaaaaaaaagtctaggaaactctctctgtctccctctcgcGCTCTGCTGCTATACGCATAACTAAGTAGGAAAAATAGCTATTGTGTTACTATTACCCAGCCGCTTGCTAGTGGGGCAAGAAAGATACTCATTTGACCATCCTTGCTATTAAAACTTTTACTATTCACAAAATGGTATTAGTTGTAGTTGTTCATTTTCTTGATGGTACGCTGTTTTTTTAAAAGTTACTACACGGgcgaaaaatgagaggaaaaaaggtgaaatttGGCATATGAGTTTTGGCATTGGTTAGAATTATTTTGTACTCGGCGTTAAAGAGCCCACGGGAAACGTACGATAGTTTTCCTTTAGCGCCGAGTGGAGGAAGGTATCGTACGCAGCTACACTCACACCTCAGGcggacgataataataatgaccgaCTTCCAAAAgtgttaatgataatgacaataatgataatggaaaaCAGTTAAAGTACAATTGTTGCGTTGCATAATCATTCTTataatcacgtgtgtgtgtgtgtgtgtgtgtgtgtgtgtgtgtgtgtgtgtgtgtgtgtgtgtgtgtgtgtgtgcatctgtgATTCAGCGACACAGACTATAATTAATCAATCATTATTAATTACACATGgaatccctccctcttccctttcacacaaacaaacgaacaagcaaacaaactaacaaacaacCAGGCATATAATTAATTTGCACGAccgccaacaataacaataataataataataataataataataataataataataataatattaataatagtaataatattaataataataatattgataccAATAGTAGTCATTATTTTCGATATCTTTCAATCTTCAAAAATCGTAACATCAGTGAAAAGTCAAttggttgt from Portunus trituberculatus isolate SZX2019 chromosome 9, ASM1759143v1, whole genome shotgun sequence encodes:
- the LOC123501482 gene encoding ubiquitin-like protein 4A → MRLTVKILQGSECTINVPETTKVSEVKTSVEHALNVPASSQRLVYKGKTLSDEMSLREVGVTDGGKIHLMVKKGEGVASTPPAPGSSKTPGSPPALDFFVQLDTFLGKHLTQEQTNKVVNEFRKNCQLMVDSMNFEDIERFAASNCTEF